From the genome of Nitrosopumilus sp., one region includes:
- a CDS encoding aldo/keto reductase has translation MKYNKLGKTDIKISEVGFGAWAIALDWWGKKIEEDEAKRMLKKAYDVGINFFETGDLYGKGLSEKLIGEVFKDMRDEVVISTKYGYDFRNVEQIGHKELPQKFDEDYTRMALRNSLERLQTDHLDMYGVHNPKLKDVRDDSIFKLLDGFIKDGSIKTYQIALGPAIGWTQEGLEAMDKPNLSAVQTVYNILEQTPGNELMRKAEEKDVGILVRVPEASGILTGKVNADTKFDDNDHRSVRKREWLKASLEKVEQFRPIADRNGLNITEFAMKFMMTKKGFATVLPTMISEEEIVNYAQMSDGKYISDSDMKEVEELYRSWPSYELKVTPQAS, from the coding sequence TTGAAGTACAATAAACTAGGTAAAACAGATATCAAAATATCAGAAGTAGGGTTTGGAGCATGGGCAATTGCTCTTGATTGGTGGGGCAAAAAAATTGAAGAGGATGAAGCAAAAAGAATGCTCAAAAAAGCATACGATGTAGGAATTAATTTCTTTGAAACAGGTGACTTGTACGGTAAAGGATTAAGTGAAAAATTAATTGGAGAAGTCTTCAAAGATATGAGAGACGAGGTTGTTATTTCAACAAAATATGGTTATGATTTTAGAAATGTGGAACAAATAGGACACAAGGAACTTCCACAAAAATTTGATGAAGACTATACCAGAATGGCATTAAGAAACAGTTTAGAAAGACTGCAAACAGATCATCTTGACATGTATGGAGTGCACAATCCAAAACTCAAAGACGTAAGAGACGATTCAATATTCAAACTACTTGACGGCTTTATCAAAGATGGTTCAATCAAAACATATCAAATTGCCCTAGGTCCAGCCATAGGATGGACACAAGAAGGATTAGAGGCGATGGATAAGCCAAATCTCAGTGCAGTTCAAACAGTTTACAATATTTTAGAACAAACGCCAGGAAACGAATTGATGAGGAAAGCTGAAGAAAAAGACGTAGGAATATTAGTTCGAGTTCCAGAAGCATCAGGAATTCTAACAGGTAAAGTTAACGCAGATACAAAATTTGATGACAATGATCATAGATCAGTTAGAAAAAGAGAATGGCTCAAAGCATCATTAGAAAAAGTTGAACAGTTCAGACCAATTGCAGACAGAAACGGTTTAAACATTACAGAATTTGCAATGAAATTTATGATGACAAAGAAAGGATTTGCAACTGTACTTCCAACAATGATTAGTGAAGAGGAGATTGTAAATTATGCTCAAATGTCAGATGGAAAATATATTTCAGATTCAGATATGAAAGAAGTTGAGGAATTGTACAGATCTTGGCCTTCATACGAATTAAAAGTAACACCACAAGCAAGTTAA
- a CDS encoding chlorite dismutase: MSEENNQYYFNFSFFKVDPKWRWMADLAKEESAKEVENIMNNSGIMYRTYSNLGLRDDTDFLFWFAAKTVEEIQSVIEKLYKTVFGKYIIPSMTYLSCTRPSLYVQEQKAHGFLTGNDPKKHVIVYPFTKTREWYLLPKEKRQEIMDEHITVSKKYPQIILNTTYSFGIHDEDFMLAFEVDDIKDFQDLIMDLRETQVSTYVKNDIPMIVCVKKDLVPLISSLG, from the coding sequence GTGTCGGAAGAGAATAATCAATATTATTTCAACTTCTCATTTTTCAAGGTTGATCCTAAATGGAGATGGATGGCAGACCTAGCTAAGGAAGAATCTGCAAAAGAAGTTGAAAATATAATGAACAATTCAGGAATCATGTATAGAACATATTCAAATTTAGGATTAAGGGACGATACAGATTTTCTATTTTGGTTTGCAGCCAAAACAGTTGAAGAAATTCAGTCAGTCATTGAGAAATTGTACAAAACAGTTTTTGGAAAGTACATAATTCCATCAATGACATATTTGTCATGTACAAGACCTTCTCTTTATGTACAAGAACAAAAGGCACACGGATTTCTTACAGGAAATGATCCAAAAAAACACGTCATAGTTTATCCATTTACAAAAACAAGGGAATGGTATTTACTCCCTAAAGAAAAACGTCAGGAAATCATGGATGAACATATCACAGTAAGTAAAAAATACCCACAGATTATTCTCAACACCACGTACTCATTTGGAATACATGATGAAGATTTCATGTTAGCATTTGAAGTAGACGATATCAAAGATTTTCAAGATCTAATCATGGATTTACGAGAAACTCAAGTCTCCACATATGTAAAAAATGACATTCCGATGATTGTATGTGTCAAAAAAGACTTAGTTCCACTGATTTCCAGCCTAGGATAG
- a CDS encoding DUF167 domain-containing protein, producing MIYKVHVEFSKEILEIINYEITIGIKSKPIKGEANKEIIKKIAKHFRISTTCVQIKSGHKSSEKIIEISQ from the coding sequence TTGATTTACAAAGTTCATGTTGAATTTTCCAAAGAAATTTTAGAAATAATTAATTATGAAATTACAATTGGAATAAAATCAAAGCCGATTAAAGGGGAGGCGAACAAAGAAATCATTAAAAAAATTGCAAAACATTTCAGAATATCAACCACATGTGTACAAATAAAATCTGGACATAAATCGTCAGAAAAAATTATCGAGATTTCGCAATAG
- the sufC gene encoding Fe-S cluster assembly ATPase SufC produces the protein MAVLEIKDLHVSREGKEILKGVNLKTGPGEVHAIMGPNGSGKSTLAYTLLAHPKYEITKGDILLNGESILELSADERAKKGLFLGFQYPTEVSGVGFSHFLRTAYNSLSKALEGDNREVFITVREFQKYLKENLEKVGLKEEFLSRYLNEGFSGGEKKRAEVLQMAVLKPKVSILDEPDSGLDIDAVQAVAQAISKVADKDATIIIITHYARILKFLDKLDFVHVFARGQVLKTGDASLADKLEAEGYDWALKQSA, from the coding sequence ATGGCAGTATTAGAAATTAAAGATCTACACGTATCAAGAGAAGGCAAAGAAATTCTTAAAGGCGTCAATTTAAAAACAGGTCCCGGAGAAGTACATGCCATTATGGGACCAAACGGTTCAGGAAAAAGTACATTAGCATATACATTACTTGCACATCCAAAATATGAGATAACCAAAGGCGATATTTTGTTAAATGGAGAGAGCATATTGGAACTATCAGCAGATGAAAGAGCAAAAAAAGGATTATTCTTAGGGTTTCAATATCCAACAGAAGTTTCAGGAGTAGGGTTTTCTCATTTTCTCAGAACAGCATATAATTCTCTAAGTAAGGCACTTGAGGGAGACAATAGGGAAGTCTTCATCACAGTAAGAGAATTTCAGAAATACCTTAAAGAGAATCTAGAAAAAGTAGGATTGAAAGAAGAATTCCTCTCAAGATATCTAAATGAAGGATTTTCAGGAGGGGAGAAAAAGCGCGCCGAGGTATTACAAATGGCAGTACTGAAACCAAAGGTTTCAATTTTAGATGAACCAGATTCTGGATTAGACATTGATGCAGTTCAAGCAGTGGCACAAGCAATCAGTAAAGTTGCAGATAAAGATGCAACAATCATAATCATTACCCACTATGCCAGAATTTTAAAATTCTTAGATAAATTAGACTTTGTTCACGTATTTGCCAGAGGTCAAGTATTGAAAACAGGCGATGCTTCACTTGCAGACAAACTTGAAGCAGAAGGTTATGATTGGGCATTAAAACAATCAGCCTAA
- a CDS encoding transcription factor IIB — MNILEKQNCPECKSTLVDDIQNGEIICSGCGVVVDDQIANCGPETISSNFEDKMKLARATGQTTYSQHDLGITTEISISAKDFSGKTINHEVANQMHNLRKWQQRVRVSSPKERRLANVLTKMGETCDGLNLSKNVLETASMIYRNLDDHVDVKGKSVVSITAATIYMACKQCDVVRSLEEICRGICPAKDVKTKTKLAARYYRTMVMEMGQIHAPILTMDKYISKIANVTQTEVRVERLALEIAEKTKDSNIADGKAPNGIAAAYLYVASVLLGQNILQRDVSNVAGVTEVTIRNRCKEILTSYKLKITLRPSLAN, encoded by the coding sequence ATGAACATACTAGAAAAACAAAACTGTCCTGAATGTAAATCCACACTAGTGGACGACATACAGAACGGTGAAATAATTTGCTCTGGTTGCGGCGTTGTCGTTGACGATCAGATTGCAAATTGCGGTCCAGAAACAATAAGCTCAAATTTTGAAGACAAGATGAAGCTTGCAAGAGCAACCGGACAGACAACATATTCCCAACACGATTTGGGAATAACAACTGAGATTTCAATCAGTGCAAAGGACTTTAGTGGAAAAACAATAAACCATGAAGTTGCAAATCAAATGCACAATCTCAGAAAATGGCAACAGCGAGTGCGAGTTTCCTCACCAAAAGAGCGAAGGCTGGCAAATGTTTTAACCAAAATGGGTGAAACATGCGACGGTCTCAATCTTTCAAAAAATGTATTGGAAACTGCTTCCATGATATACAGAAATTTGGATGATCATGTGGATGTAAAAGGAAAATCAGTAGTTAGCATTACAGCAGCTACAATTTACATGGCATGCAAACAATGTGACGTGGTAAGATCGTTAGAAGAAATCTGTCGAGGAATTTGTCCGGCAAAAGACGTAAAAACAAAAACAAAACTTGCAGCAAGATACTATAGAACCATGGTGATGGAAATGGGACAAATACACGCTCCAATCTTAACCATGGACAAATACATCTCAAAGATAGCAAACGTGACGCAAACTGAGGTCAGAGTTGAAAGACTAGCCCTGGAAATTGCAGAGAAAACCAAAGACAGCAACATTGCGGATGGAAAAGCTCCAAACGGAATTGCTGCAGCATATCTGTACGTAGCATCTGTCCTTCTCGGACAGAACATACTACAAAGAGACGTTTCTAATGTTGCAGGAGTCACAGAAGTCACTATCAGAAATAGATGTAAAGAGATCCTAACATCCTACAAACTCAAAATTACTTTAAGACCATCTCTGGCCAACTAA
- a CDS encoding 30S ribosomal protein S8e, with amino-acid sequence MRKSVENLATSKITGGRRIPLRTRRKYETDRYPNEPVNGPQITITRRVRGNNYKTALKSIDFVNLATDESKVKKSKIIKVLENATNNDYKRRGIITKGAILETQEGKCRVISKPGQNGIVNAILLKE; translated from the coding sequence GTGAGAAAATCAGTAGAGAATTTAGCAACAAGCAAGATTACAGGTGGAAGAAGAATCCCACTCAGAACTAGAAGAAAGTATGAAACTGACAGATATCCAAATGAGCCAGTTAACGGCCCTCAGATTACGATTACCAGAAGAGTTCGTGGAAACAATTACAAAACAGCTCTAAAGTCAATTGACTTTGTTAATTTGGCAACAGATGAAAGTAAAGTTAAGAAATCAAAAATTATCAAAGTATTAGAAAATGCTACAAATAATGATTATAAAAGACGAGGCATAATTACAAAAGGCGCAATTCTTGAAACACAAGAAGGCAAGTGCAGAGTAATTTCAAAACCAGGACAAAACGGCATAGTTAACGCAATTTTACTAAAGGAGTAA
- a CDS encoding segregation and condensation protein B yields the protein MAKINNLDEATARIEAALYSSGRPLRIESIVRASGTESRTKTLELLGSVMKKTKTAFKALEIVKLPDESYVMQLKPEYSSTVKRYASKPVLPNATLKTLSYIAYMQPISSKQLVETRGSGVYSHLKELRQLDYISHQNVGRLKIYTTTEKFQKYFGIQGDVEDLKQRLFSKVRKTASAKQTANASKLLQN from the coding sequence TTGGCTAAAATAAATAATTTGGACGAGGCAACGGCAAGAATTGAAGCTGCATTGTATTCATCAGGCAGGCCACTAAGAATAGAGAGCATAGTAAGGGCATCAGGTACCGAATCAAGAACCAAGACATTGGAATTACTTGGAAGCGTTATGAAAAAAACAAAAACTGCGTTTAAAGCATTAGAAATAGTAAAACTTCCAGATGAATCATATGTCATGCAATTAAAACCAGAATACAGTTCCACAGTCAAAAGATATGCTTCAAAACCAGTTCTACCAAACGCCACTCTGAAGACATTGTCATATATTGCATACATGCAACCGATCTCTTCAAAGCAGCTTGTTGAGACAAGGGGCTCGGGCGTATACTCACATCTAAAAGAGCTACGACAATTAGATTACATTAGCCATCAAAATGTTGGAAGATTAAAAATATACACGACAACTGAGAAATTCCAAAAATATTTCGGCATACAAGGCGATGTGGAAGATCTAAAACAAAGACTATTTTCCAAAGTTAGAAAAACAGCAAGTGCCAAACAAACTGCTAATGCATCTAAATTATTACAAAACTAA
- a CDS encoding chromosome segregation protein ScpA has product MSEGQTPDSISQEPINILFSPSSVIKKDVWEIDLIQILNLLKKILEKTGKKDLKVAGMAALSSSLIYRMKVESIFALQKAAMEKKPMHQRTDIDIEIIDIPYRHESTYPVSLDDLLGLLQNLIGTIANPQSRRNKQLQIEPIEAPNFQEFFISLENIIGKYEDLIMKKIANAGFGLLQDIISDLDQVDSIRCFFAALFLARDQKVDLEQVEDDIKIIVIKEELTN; this is encoded by the coding sequence GTGAGTGAAGGCCAAACTCCAGACAGTATTTCTCAAGAACCGATAAACATTCTATTTAGCCCGTCATCAGTAATTAAGAAAGATGTTTGGGAGATTGACCTTATTCAAATTTTAAATCTACTGAAGAAAATTCTTGAAAAAACGGGCAAAAAAGATCTAAAAGTAGCAGGAATGGCAGCATTGTCTTCATCATTAATCTATAGAATGAAGGTTGAGAGTATTTTTGCATTACAAAAAGCGGCGATGGAAAAAAAGCCAATGCATCAAAGAACAGACATAGACATCGAGATCATTGACATTCCATACAGACATGAATCCACATACCCAGTTTCGTTAGATGATTTGTTAGGCCTATTGCAGAATCTTATTGGCACCATTGCAAATCCCCAGTCAAGACGAAATAAGCAGTTACAGATAGAACCGATTGAGGCACCAAATTTTCAGGAATTTTTTATTTCACTTGAAAATATAATTGGCAAATATGAAGATTTGATTATGAAAAAAATTGCAAATGCAGGATTTGGATTATTACAGGACATCATATCTGATCTAGATCAGGTGGATTCAATCAGATGTTTCTTTGCAGCGTTATTTTTGGCAAGAGATCAAAAAGTGGACTTGGAGCAGGTTGAGGATGACATCAAAATAATAGTGATAAAAGAAGAGTTAACAAATTGA
- a CDS encoding alcohol dehydrogenase catalytic domain-containing protein, translated as MKSSRITAPNEPLTLSESETPTPQGLQVLVKVKSVGVCHSDLHLWEGGYDLGDGKFMKVTDRGVKYPVTPGHEIVGTVENVGDAVSDISKGDDVLVFPWIGCGECPACKIGNENLCDAPRSMGVFQDGGYANYALIPNSKYLAKLDGVDPDVATSLACSGLTAYTAIKKANQNSPEFLVIVGAGGLGLMGVQLANAITDAKIICVDLDDEKLKIAKEMGADYTINSKDPETTQKIMSICNDKGADSVVDFVNAPPTAKLDFAVLRKRGNLVLVGLFGGSFELSLVTIPLKSIVIQGAYTGNYDDMVELLALARKDVINPVISKRYSLDDANTALEDLKARKIIGRAVINP; from the coding sequence ATGAAATCGTCTCGGATTACTGCACCAAATGAGCCTCTTACATTATCTGAATCTGAGACTCCTACACCTCAAGGTCTCCAGGTATTAGTTAAAGTGAAATCTGTAGGTGTTTGTCACAGTGATTTGCACTTGTGGGAAGGTGGTTATGATTTAGGTGATGGCAAATTTATGAAAGTCACCGACAGAGGGGTGAAATATCCTGTTACTCCTGGACATGAAATTGTCGGTACTGTTGAAAATGTGGGGGATGCTGTATCTGATATTTCAAAAGGAGATGATGTTTTAGTTTTTCCTTGGATTGGATGTGGAGAATGCCCTGCATGCAAAATAGGAAATGAAAATCTTTGTGATGCTCCCAGATCTATGGGTGTTTTTCAGGATGGAGGTTATGCTAACTATGCTTTAATTCCAAATTCCAAGTATTTGGCAAAACTTGATGGTGTAGATCCAGATGTTGCTACCTCTCTTGCTTGTTCAGGACTTACTGCATATACTGCGATCAAAAAAGCCAATCAAAATTCTCCAGAATTCCTTGTGATTGTTGGTGCCGGTGGTTTGGGATTGATGGGAGTGCAGCTTGCGAACGCCATTACTGATGCTAAAATTATTTGTGTTGATTTGGATGATGAAAAACTGAAAATTGCAAAGGAAATGGGTGCTGATTACACAATTAATTCTAAAGATCCTGAAACAACCCAAAAAATTATGTCTATTTGTAATGATAAGGGTGCAGATAGTGTTGTGGACTTTGTAAATGCCCCACCTACCGCAAAACTTGACTTTGCGGTTCTTCGAAAGAGGGGTAATCTTGTTCTTGTCGGTTTGTTTGGCGGTTCATTTGAATTGTCCCTTGTAACGATTCCGTTAAAATCAATTGTAATTCAAGGTGCATATACTGGAAACTATGATGATATGGTTGAGTTGCTTGCCCTTGCAAGAAAAGATGTCATTAATCCGGTAATTTCTAAGAGATATTCTCTTGATGATGCCAACACTGCTCTTGAAGATCTTAAAGCAAGAAAAATAATTGGCCGTGCTGTAATAAATCCATAA
- a CDS encoding YkgJ family cysteine cluster protein encodes MEFECINDCSQCCIEREYYPSKKFGKIGVLILPEEKERIEKLAEKKGLKIKILPRIGISKEKTSSPEKILAYQLMGSEKNGNTCPFLDTSGIDKSPHGGFPCKIYKERPLACMAYPLIESEPIILDQKCKFCKEHGNTDQNLNSEIESLLKIKAKMTPDATLVWRFATNVGEPEDQKFMESGWILEDWNQ; translated from the coding sequence GTGGAATTTGAGTGCATAAATGATTGTTCCCAGTGTTGTATTGAAAGAGAGTATTATCCAAGTAAAAAATTTGGCAAAATAGGAGTACTGATACTCCCAGAAGAAAAAGAAAGGATTGAAAAATTGGCAGAAAAGAAAGGATTGAAGATTAAAATTTTACCAAGAATAGGTATTTCTAAAGAAAAAACTTCCTCACCTGAAAAAATTTTAGCCTATCAATTAATGGGATCTGAAAAAAATGGGAATACTTGTCCATTTCTAGACACAAGCGGCATTGACAAGTCACCGCATGGGGGATTTCCATGTAAAATTTACAAAGAAAGACCACTCGCATGTATGGCATATCCATTAATTGAATCAGAACCCATCATACTTGATCAAAAATGTAAGTTTTGCAAAGAACATGGAAATACAGATCAAAACCTAAATTCTGAAATTGAATCACTTCTAAAAATTAAAGCAAAAATGACTCCAGATGCAACACTTGTTTGGAGATTTGCCACGAATGTAGGCGAACCAGAAGATCAGAAATTCATGGAATCCGGATGGATTTTGGAGGATTGGAATCAATGA
- a CDS encoding translation initiation factor 1A, whose protein sequence is MGKRQVKNESALKEIRLPEEGELFGRVLKMMGGENVMIKCADNVTRRGRIRGKLKRRVWIRDNDIVIIAPWDFKENERGDIVWRFTLPQVQWLKDNDHITRDF, encoded by the coding sequence ATGGGTAAGCGCCAAGTAAAAAATGAAAGTGCACTTAAAGAAATTCGATTACCTGAAGAGGGAGAATTATTTGGTCGTGTATTGAAAATGATGGGCGGTGAAAATGTAATGATAAAGTGTGCTGATAATGTAACTAGAAGGGGGCGAATTAGAGGAAAATTGAAAAGAAGAGTTTGGATTAGAGATAATGATATTGTGATAATTGCACCTTGGGATTTTAAGGAAAATGAACGCGGTGATATTGTTTGGCGATTTACGCTTCCTCAAGTCCAATGGTTAAAAGATAATGATCACATTACTAGGGATTTTTGA
- a CDS encoding cold-shock protein: MEQGTVKWFNRTKGFGFIEREGGDDLFVHKSDVDGFINEGDKVEFEVGEGQKGPAAQKVKKSE, encoded by the coding sequence ATGGAACAAGGCACCGTAAAATGGTTTAACCGTACTAAGGGCTTTGGTTTTATCGAGAGAGAAGGTGGAGACGATCTGTTTGTTCATAAATCAGATGTTGACGGATTCATCAACGAAGGCGATAAAGTCGAGTTTGAAGTGGGCGAAGGTCAAAAAGGACCAGCAGCTCAAAAAGTTAAAAAATCAGAATAG
- a CDS encoding translation initiation factor IF-5A: MSKPSDLGSLKIGSYILLPHSDQPGGEPCRIVEYDTSKPGKHGAAKARIVGEGIFDGQKRPHVGPVSMQIHIPMINKKVGQIISINGDVIQIMDSETFETLDVGMIDDEVKGKLENGQNVEYWVVMDKTKIMRVKN, encoded by the coding sequence ATGAGTAAACCTTCTGATCTTGGTTCCTTGAAAATAGGATCGTACATTCTGTTACCCCATTCTGATCAACCTGGTGGCGAGCCATGTAGAATTGTAGAATATGATACATCAAAGCCTGGAAAGCACGGTGCAGCAAAGGCAAGAATTGTAGGTGAAGGAATTTTTGATGGTCAAAAAAGACCTCATGTAGGTCCGGTCAGCATGCAAATTCACATTCCAATGATCAACAAAAAAGTTGGCCAAATAATTTCTATCAATGGCGATGTGATACAAATAATGGATTCTGAAACGTTTGAAACTTTGGATGTTGGTATGATTGACGATGAAGTTAAAGGCAAATTAGAAAATGGACAAAATGTTGAGTATTGGGTAGTTATGGATAAAACTAAAATCATGCGTGTTAAGAACTAG
- a CDS encoding diphthine--ammonia ligase — protein MNLASLFSGGKDSTFAIYEVQNQGHDVVCLLSVFPNSDESHLLHHPNMQWTALQSESMKIPQLSTFSGFDDVDVELSALKMLLQKAKKQFGIEGVVHGGIQSNFQKDMFETLCSELNLILFAPLWGTDSRQYMNNLLDSNFDFIMTTVSSGGLDGSWLGKLISGSDLDVLHKLSKKFGFNLNFEGGEAETFVINCPLFTKPIKIIQSKKNWDGYRGRFEIVDAKLNYNA, from the coding sequence ATGAACCTAGCTTCTCTCTTTTCAGGTGGCAAGGATAGTACTTTTGCCATCTATGAAGTACAAAATCAGGGACATGATGTTGTATGTCTCTTGAGTGTTTTTCCGAATTCTGATGAAAGTCATCTGCTGCATCATCCAAATATGCAATGGACCGCGTTACAATCTGAATCTATGAAAATTCCACAACTGTCAACTTTTTCTGGTTTTGATGATGTGGATGTGGAATTGTCTGCATTGAAAATGCTGTTGCAAAAGGCAAAAAAGCAATTTGGTATTGAAGGGGTGGTTCATGGCGGGATTCAAAGTAATTTTCAAAAAGATATGTTTGAGACTTTGTGTTCTGAATTGAATTTGATTCTGTTTGCGCCTTTATGGGGAACTGACTCGCGACAATACATGAATAATTTACTTGACTCAAACTTTGATTTCATTATGACAACTGTTTCTTCTGGAGGTTTGGATGGTTCGTGGCTGGGAAAATTGATCTCCGGATCTGACCTCGATGTGTTACACAAACTGTCCAAAAAATTTGGATTTAATTTAAATTTTGAAGGTGGGGAGGCTGAAACATTCGTAATTAATTGCCCTCTATTTACAAAGCCGATTAAAATTATACAGTCTAAAAAAAATTGGGACGGGTACAGAGGAAGGTTTGAAATAGTGGATGCAAAATTAAATTATAATGCTTGA
- a CDS encoding signal recognition particle protein, protein MLDGLKASLGDAIKKIVKSSGIDEELIKELSKNVQRALLQSDVNVRLVLEITKHLEERALNETPPPGLSRKDHIVKILYDELSKLLGNESEFDFKPGKQNKIILLGIQGSGKTTVASKLAKFLTRQGYKVGVVGADTYRPGALVQLKTMCEKSNVEVYGEENNKDSPNIVKNGLKHFAGQPLEVILIDTAGRHKEEQDLLEEMTRINKAADPDLALLVIDGTIGQQCFSQAEAFHKTIPVGGIIITKLDSSAKGGGALAASAATGAQIMYIGTGERIDDLEKFSPTRFVGRLLGMGDIQAVLDLAKRLENEGDDVRMKRISSGKMNMDDFFYQLEEMTKVGSLQGLLDSMPGLSGMVKNDQVDQMEGRVSKWRYIIQSMTKDEKADPDLLNSSRIKRISRGSGWPEGEVKELVKNYKNSKNMMKASKGRQMQGTLRKMGLG, encoded by the coding sequence ATGCTTGATGGTCTAAAGGCTAGTCTGGGTGATGCAATCAAAAAAATTGTCAAATCTTCAGGCATAGATGAAGAACTCATCAAGGAATTATCTAAAAATGTACAAAGGGCGTTATTGCAATCTGACGTCAATGTACGGTTGGTTCTTGAAATTACGAAGCATCTGGAAGAGCGTGCATTAAATGAGACGCCTCCTCCAGGTCTTTCGCGTAAGGATCACATAGTTAAGATCCTATATGATGAACTTTCAAAACTACTTGGAAATGAATCTGAGTTTGACTTTAAACCTGGAAAACAAAACAAAATAATCTTACTTGGAATTCAAGGTAGTGGGAAAACAACCGTTGCGTCAAAACTTGCCAAATTTTTGACTCGTCAAGGATACAAAGTTGGTGTTGTAGGTGCAGACACATATCGACCTGGTGCACTGGTTCAGCTTAAAACTATGTGTGAGAAATCCAACGTGGAAGTCTACGGTGAAGAAAATAACAAGGATTCTCCCAACATTGTAAAAAATGGGTTGAAGCATTTTGCAGGTCAGCCATTGGAAGTCATCTTGATAGATACTGCAGGTCGTCATAAAGAAGAACAAGACTTGCTTGAGGAAATGACAAGAATTAACAAAGCTGCGGATCCTGATTTGGCATTACTTGTAATTGATGGAACAATTGGTCAACAATGTTTCAGTCAGGCTGAGGCATTTCATAAAACCATTCCAGTTGGAGGCATAATTATTACAAAACTGGACAGTTCTGCAAAAGGTGGCGGTGCACTTGCAGCGTCTGCAGCTACTGGAGCACAAATAATGTACATTGGTACTGGTGAACGAATTGATGATTTAGAAAAATTTTCCCCCACACGGTTTGTCGGACGATTACTTGGAATGGGCGATATTCAAGCTGTATTGGACTTGGCTAAGCGACTGGAAAATGAGGGTGATGATGTCAGGATGAAGAGAATTTCCAGTGGAAAGATGAACATGGATGATTTTTTTTATCAGCTAGAGGAGATGACAAAAGTCGGTTCTCTGCAGGGACTTCTTGATAGTATGCCTGGGCTTTCTGGGATGGTCAAAAATGATCAAGTGGATCAAATGGAGGGCAGAGTTTCAAAATGGCGATACATCATTCAAAGCATGACTAAAGATGAAAAAGCTGATCCTGACTTGTTAAACTCTTCAAGAATCAAAAGAATCTCTCGCGGTTCTGGCTGGCCTGAAGGTGAAGTTAAAGAACTTGTAAAAAATTACAAAAACTCTAAGAATATGATGAAGGCCTCTAAAGGGCGTCAAATGCAGGGCACTCTTAGAAAAATGGGATTAGGATAG